Proteins co-encoded in one Paracoccus aestuarii genomic window:
- a CDS encoding DUF1153 domain-containing protein, giving the protein MFVKKTSGPRIVTLDDGRILSIADLPMADTRWVASRKQTVVLAVTHGLISRTDALSRYGLSEEEFDGWCAAVARHGKAALKVTSLQKYRQP; this is encoded by the coding sequence ATGTTCGTGAAAAAGACCTCTGGACCGCGGATCGTCACGCTCGATGACGGGCGCATTCTCAGCATTGCGGATCTGCCGATGGCGGACACGCGATGGGTGGCCAGCCGCAAGCAGACGGTGGTGCTGGCGGTGACCCACGGGCTGATCAGCCGCACCGACGCGCTGAGCCGATACGGCCTGTCGGAGGAGGAGTTCGACGGCTGGTGCGCGGCGGTCGCGCGACACGGAAAGGCGGCCTTGAAGGTCACGTCGCTGCAAAAGTATAGACAACCCTAG
- the ctrA gene encoding response regulator transcription factor CtrA — MRILLVEDDPSTARAIELMLTTASYNVFLTDMGEEGIDLAKLYDYDLILLDLDLPDMHGMEVLRHLRLARIDTPILILTGSDDTESKLRGFGFGADDYMTKPFNREELQARIQAIIRRSKGHSQALIRTGEIVVNLDARSVEVKGKPVNLTGKEYQILELLSLRKGTTLTKEMFLNHLYGGMDEPELKIIDVFICKLRKKLSEALGGESHIETVWGRGYVLRDPGPGNEERLAIGA; from the coding sequence ATGCGAATCCTTTTGGTAGAAGACGATCCCAGCACCGCGCGGGCCATCGAACTGATGCTGACGACGGCCAGCTACAACGTGTTCCTGACCGACATGGGCGAGGAAGGGATCGATCTGGCCAAGCTCTATGACTACGATCTGATCCTGCTGGACCTGGACCTGCCCGACATGCACGGGATGGAGGTCCTGCGCCATCTGCGCCTGGCGCGCATCGACACGCCGATCCTGATCCTGACCGGGTCCGACGATACCGAAAGCAAGCTGCGCGGCTTCGGCTTCGGGGCCGACGACTACATGACCAAGCCCTTCAACCGCGAGGAGCTGCAGGCGCGGATCCAGGCGATCATCCGCCGCTCCAAGGGTCACAGCCAGGCCCTGATCCGCACGGGCGAGATCGTGGTGAACCTGGATGCCCGCTCGGTCGAGGTGAAGGGCAAGCCGGTGAACCTGACCGGCAAGGAATACCAGATCCTGGAACTGCTGAGCCTGCGCAAGGGCACCACCCTGACCAAGGAGATGTTCCTGAACCATCTCTATGGCGGCATGGACGAGCCGGAGCTGAAGATCATCGACGTCTTCATCTGCAAGCTGCGCAAGAAGCTGTCCGAGGCCCTGGGCGGTGAAAGCCATATCGAGACGGTCTGGGGCCGCGGCTATGTGCTGCGCGATCCGGGGCCGGGCAACGAGGAACGGCTGGCCATCGGCGCCTGA
- a CDS encoding iron-sulfur cluster assembly scaffold protein — MADSDLMQLYSRRILALTSAIPHQGRLADPQASAMRRSPHCGSSVLVDLALRDGRISDFAQEVRACALGQASAAVLGQTALGLDRATLSATRDALKSMLTQDTPPPDGPFADLEALTPARAYPNRHASILLAWDAALEAMDQALA; from the coding sequence ATGGCCGATTCCGACCTGATGCAGCTCTATTCCCGGCGCATATTGGCGCTGACCTCGGCCATTCCGCATCAGGGGCGGCTGGCCGATCCGCAGGCCAGCGCGATGCGCCGCTCGCCCCATTGCGGATCCTCGGTGCTGGTGGACCTGGCCCTGCGCGACGGCCGGATCAGCGATTTCGCCCAGGAGGTGCGCGCCTGCGCCCTGGGTCAGGCATCGGCGGCGGTGCTGGGCCAGACCGCCCTGGGGCTGGACCGCGCGACCCTGTCGGCCACGCGCGACGCGCTGAAATCCATGCTGACCCAGGATACGCCCCCCCCCGACGGCCCCTTCGCCGATCTGGAGGCGCTGACCCCGGCCCGCGCCTATCCCAACCGCCATGCCTCGATCCTGCTGGCCTGGGATGCCGCGCTGGAGGCGATGGACCAGGCCTTGGCATGA
- the recG gene encoding ATP-dependent DNA helicase RecG has translation MAAHRGGGMTPAKGRPPALFPLFAGIDTLPGIGPKGRAALEQMGIDKPRDLVLTLPASGITRRRIARLSEARAPEIVTIAVTVLRHHPPQVRGRPWRVHCTDGHDDLTLVFFRPREAWIEGQLPQGATRTVSGKLELFDGQAQIVHPDHILAADDPQPPEFEPVYPLSAGLTQRGMAKAAEAALDRVPDMPEWIDAQVMATRGWPSFADALRHAHAPGSPAALSPDSPARARLAYDEFLAHQMTLALVRRDKRRLKGRGSRGDGHLRRKVLDSLPWPPTGAQARAVEEIAADMASDRRMNRLLQGDVGAGKTLVALMAALVAVEAGGQAVLMAPTEILARQHARALEPLARAAGVRLAALTGRDKRDLRGRILTDLADGGIDILVGTHAVFQKDVAFRDLRLAIIDEQHRFGVAQRLELSAKGIVPPDMLIMTATPIPRSLALSQYGDLDLSVLDEKPPGRQPITTVMIADTRLDQVTERLRAAMAQGARAYWVCPLVDESEVSDLTAAEARFTHLRALFGDRVRMVHGQMPPDQRDMAMRDFADGTAQLLVATTVIEVGVDVPQATIMVIERAESFGLAQLHQLRGRVGRGSGASTCLLMYHAPLNETGARRLTTLRDTEDGFRIAEVDLEMRGAGDVIGTAQSGLPRFRIADLEHQPALMAVARQDARTLLEIDPALESPRGQALRMLMWLMQQDQAIRLIQVG, from the coding sequence ATGGCTGCGCATCGCGGGGGCGGGATGACCCCAGCCAAGGGCCGCCCGCCCGCGCTGTTCCCGCTGTTCGCGGGGATCGACACGCTGCCCGGCATCGGCCCCAAGGGCCGCGCCGCGCTGGAACAGATGGGCATCGACAAGCCGCGCGACCTGGTCCTGACGCTGCCCGCGAGCGGCATCACCCGCCGCCGCATCGCCCGCCTGTCCGAGGCCCGCGCCCCCGAGATCGTGACGATCGCGGTGACCGTCCTGCGCCACCATCCGCCGCAGGTCCGCGGCCGCCCGTGGCGCGTGCATTGCACCGACGGGCATGACGACCTGACCTTGGTCTTCTTCCGCCCGCGCGAGGCCTGGATCGAGGGGCAGCTGCCCCAAGGCGCGACCCGCACCGTCAGCGGCAAGCTGGAGCTGTTCGACGGCCAGGCCCAGATCGTCCATCCCGACCACATCCTGGCCGCGGACGACCCCCAGCCCCCGGAATTCGAGCCGGTCTATCCGCTGTCGGCGGGGCTGACGCAGCGCGGCATGGCCAAGGCCGCCGAGGCCGCGCTGGACCGGGTGCCCGACATGCCCGAATGGATCGACGCCCAGGTCATGGCGACGCGCGGCTGGCCGTCCTTTGCGGATGCGCTGCGCCATGCCCATGCGCCGGGATCGCCCGCCGCCCTGTCGCCCGACAGCCCGGCGCGGGCGCGGCTGGCCTATGACGAATTCCTAGCTCATCAGATGACGCTCGCCTTGGTGCGGCGTGACAAGCGGCGGCTGAAGGGGCGGGGCAGCCGGGGCGACGGGCATCTGCGGCGCAAGGTTCTGGACAGCCTGCCTTGGCCCCCCACCGGCGCCCAGGCCCGCGCGGTCGAGGAGATCGCCGCCGACATGGCCAGCGACCGCCGCATGAACCGCCTGCTGCAGGGCGATGTCGGCGCGGGCAAGACGCTGGTCGCGCTGATGGCCGCCCTGGTCGCGGTCGAGGCCGGGGGCCAGGCCGTGCTGATGGCGCCGACCGAGATCCTGGCCCGCCAGCATGCCCGCGCGCTGGAGCCCTTGGCGCGGGCGGCGGGGGTGCGGCTGGCCGCGCTGACTGGGCGCGACAAGCGCGACCTGCGGGGCCGGATTCTGACCGATCTGGCCGATGGCGGCATCGACATCCTGGTGGGCACCCATGCGGTGTTCCAGAAGGACGTGGCCTTTCGCGACCTGCGGCTGGCGATCATCGACGAACAGCACCGCTTCGGCGTGGCCCAACGGCTGGAGCTGTCGGCCAAGGGCATCGTGCCGCCCGACATGCTGATCATGACCGCCACGCCCATTCCGCGGTCGCTGGCCCTGTCGCAATATGGCGATCTGGACCTGTCGGTGCTGGATGAAAAGCCCCCCGGCCGCCAGCCCATCACCACGGTGATGATCGCCGACACCCGCCTGGACCAGGTCACCGAACGCCTGCGCGCCGCCATGGCGCAGGGGGCGCGGGCCTATTGGGTCTGTCCCTTGGTCGATGAAAGCGAGGTCAGCGACCTGACCGCGGCCGAGGCGCGCTTCACCCATCTGCGTGCGCTGTTCGGCGACCGGGTGCGGATGGTGCATGGCCAGATGCCGCCCGATCAGCGCGACATGGCGATGCGCGACTTTGCCGACGGCACCGCGCAGCTGCTGGTGGCGACCACGGTGATCGAGGTCGGCGTGGACGTGCCCCAAGCCACGATCATGGTGATCGAGCGCGCCGAGAGCTTTGGCCTGGCGCAGCTGCACCAGCTGCGGGGCCGGGTGGGACGCGGCTCGGGGGCGTCCACCTGCCTGCTGATGTATCACGCCCCTCTGAACGAGACCGGCGCCCGCCGCCTGACCACGCTGCGCGACACCGAGGACGGCTTTCGCATCGCCGAGGTCGATCTGGAGATGCGCGGCGCGGGCGACGTGATCGGCACCGCCCAGTCCGGCCTGCCGCGGTTCCGCATCGCCGATCTGGAACATCAACCCGCGCTGATGGCCGTGGCCCGCCAGGATGCCCGCACCCTGCTGGAGATCGACCCTGCGCTGGAGTCCCCGCGCGGGCAAGCGCTGCGCATGCTGATGTGGCTGATGCAGCAGGATCAGGCGATTCGACTGATCCAGGTCGGCTGA
- the ligA gene encoding NAD-dependent DNA ligase LigA, with translation MADRMAVDRLSLDQAAAEIADLTARVSAADEAYHGRDAPEVSDADYDAMKARLAALERAFPALAMPDSPTGQVGAAPAEGFGKVVHARRMMSLGNAFTEEDVADFVARVRGFLGLAPDAPLDMTAEPKIDGLSLSLRYEGGRLVQAATRGDGAVGENVTENARTIADIPQTLPQGAPDILEVRGEVYMSHGDFEALNAVDAGRVFANPRNAAAGSLRQIDPAVTARRPLRFFAYGWGELSAPLAPTQAQSVGRLAELGFQTNPLTRLCHDGAGLIAVWRAIEQQRATLGYDIDGVVYKVDDLAYQARLGFRSTTPRWALAHKFPAETAWTRLDRIEIQVGRTGALSPVARLEPVTVGGVVVSNATLHNEDYIAGRDNAGAPIREGRDIREGDWVKIYRAGDVIPKIADVDLARRPEDVRPYVFPQTCPECGSDAIREPGDSVRRCSGGLICPAQAVEKLKHFVSRAAFDIDGLGAKQVEMFFADDQLPIREPADIFTLATRDAANFTKLKNRDGFGERSAEKLFAAIEDRRAIPLARLIFALGIRHVGEVASATLARHFHDWPSLVAAIDGAAAEPAFAAPDDRARRAALADSPHWAELTGIDGIGAVLVHSLVTTFAQPTERASIDRLTDLLDIQAARTADAARTEISGKTLVFTGTLERMTRAEAKARAEAMGAKVAGSVSAKTDLLIAGPGAGSKAAKAEALGVTVIDEDEWLRIAGAG, from the coding sequence ATGGCGGACAGGATGGCAGTGGATCGGCTGAGCCTTGATCAGGCGGCGGCCGAGATCGCGGATCTGACCGCCCGGGTCTCGGCTGCCGACGAGGCCTATCACGGGCGGGACGCGCCCGAGGTCTCGGATGCCGATTACGACGCGATGAAGGCGCGGCTGGCCGCGCTGGAGCGGGCCTTTCCCGCGCTGGCCATGCCCGACAGCCCCACGGGCCAGGTCGGCGCCGCCCCGGCCGAGGGTTTCGGCAAGGTCGTCCATGCCCGCCGGATGATGTCCCTGGGCAATGCCTTCACCGAGGAGGACGTCGCCGATTTCGTGGCCCGGGTGCGCGGCTTTCTGGGCCTGGCGCCGGACGCGCCTTTGGACATGACGGCCGAGCCCAAGATCGACGGGCTGTCCCTGTCGCTGCGCTATGAGGGCGGGCGGCTGGTCCAGGCCGCCACGCGCGGCGACGGCGCCGTGGGCGAAAACGTCACCGAAAACGCCCGCACCATCGCCGACATTCCCCAGACCCTGCCCCAAGGCGCCCCCGATATCCTGGAGGTCCGCGGCGAGGTCTATATGAGCCACGGCGATTTCGAGGCGCTGAACGCCGTGGATGCGGGCCGGGTCTTTGCCAATCCGCGCAATGCGGCGGCGGGATCGCTGCGCCAGATCGACCCGGCGGTGACGGCCCGCCGCCCGCTGCGCTTCTTCGCTTATGGCTGGGGCGAACTGTCCGCCCCCCTGGCGCCTACCCAGGCGCAATCGGTTGGGCGGCTGGCCGAACTGGGGTTCCAGACGAACCCGCTGACGCGGCTCTGCCATGACGGTGCGGGGCTGATCGCGGTCTGGCGCGCGATCGAACAGCAGCGCGCGACCTTGGGCTATGACATCGACGGGGTGGTCTACAAGGTGGACGACCTGGCCTATCAGGCGCGTCTGGGGTTCCGGTCGACCACGCCGCGATGGGCCTTGGCGCACAAGTTCCCGGCCGAAACCGCCTGGACGCGCCTCGACCGGATCGAGATCCAGGTGGGCCGCACGGGCGCGCTGTCCCCCGTCGCCCGGCTGGAGCCGGTGACCGTGGGCGGGGTCGTCGTCTCGAACGCGACGCTGCACAACGAGGATTACATCGCCGGGCGCGACAATGCCGGCGCGCCCATCCGCGAGGGGCGCGACATCCGCGAGGGCGATTGGGTCAAGATCTATCGCGCGGGCGACGTGATCCCCAAGATCGCCGATGTGGACCTGGCCCGCCGCCCCGAGGATGTGCGGCCATATGTCTTTCCGCAGACCTGCCCGGAATGCGGCTCGGACGCGATCCGCGAGCCGGGCGACAGCGTGCGCCGCTGTTCCGGCGGGCTGATCTGTCCCGCGCAGGCGGTCGAGAAGCTGAAGCATTTCGTCAGCCGCGCCGCCTTCGACATCGACGGGCTGGGCGCCAAGCAGGTCGAGATGTTCTTTGCCGATGACCAGCTGCCCATCCGCGAGCCTGCCGACATCTTCACCCTGGCCACCCGCGACGCCGCCAATTTCACCAAGCTGAAGAACCGCGACGGCTTCGGCGAACGCTCGGCCGAAAAGCTCTTTGCCGCGATCGAGGATCGGCGCGCCATCCCCTTGGCGCGGCTGATCTTCGCCTTGGGCATCCGCCATGTGGGCGAGGTCGCCTCGGCCACGCTGGCGCGGCATTTCCACGACTGGCCCAGCCTGGTCGCGGCGATCGACGGGGCGGCGGCCGAACCCGCCTTTGCCGCCCCCGACGACCGCGCCCGCCGCGCCGCACTGGCCGACAGCCCGCATTGGGCCGAACTGACCGGCATCGACGGGATCGGCGCGGTGCTGGTCCATTCGTTGGTCACGACCTTCGCCCAGCCCACCGAACGCGCCAGCATCGACCGGCTGACCGACCTGCTGGACATCCAGGCCGCCCGGACCGCCGATGCCGCCCGGACCGAGATCTCGGGCAAGACGCTGGTCTTCACCGGCACGCTGGAGCGCATGACCCGGGCCGAGGCCAAGGCCCGGGCCGAGGCGATGGGCGCCAAGGTCGCGGGATCGGTCAGCGCCAAGACCGACCTGCTGATCGCGGGGCCGGGTGCCGGATCCAAGGCCGCCAAGGCCGAGGCCCTGGGCGTCACCGTCATCGACGAGGATGAATGGCTGCGCATCGCGGGGGCGGGATGA
- the gluQRS gene encoding tRNA glutamyl-Q(34) synthetase GluQRS, translated as MAGRPVTTGPVTRFAPSPTGLLHLGHAFSALTAAAHGRFLLRIEDIDRERCRPEYEAAISEDLAWLGLTWPRPVLRQSDRMAAYGAALRRLAPLCYPCRCRRGDIRAALSAPQEGAPPAGPDGLIYPGTCRGRDMADAGPDDVIRLDVGRAFAALGVDRLSFRDQDGADHPMGARDFAATIGDVILARRGMGTSYHLAVVVDDAAQGITLVTRGLDLFDSTWIHVLLQRLLDLPTPVYLHHRLIRDDAGRRLAKRDDARAIRHYREAGASPADIRAMLRFSPSAP; from the coding sequence ATGGCTGGCCGCCCAGTGACCACCGGCCCGGTGACGCGCTTTGCGCCGTCGCCCACCGGGCTGCTGCATCTGGGTCATGCGTTCTCGGCGCTGACGGCGGCGGCCCATGGGCGGTTCCTGCTGCGGATCGAGGATATCGACCGCGAACGCTGCCGCCCGGAATACGAGGCCGCGATCTCCGAGGATCTGGCCTGGCTGGGCCTTACCTGGCCGCGGCCGGTCCTGCGGCAATCCGACCGGATGGCGGCCTATGGCGCGGCGCTGCGGCGTCTGGCGCCGCTTTGCTATCCCTGCCGCTGCCGGCGGGGGGACATCCGCGCGGCGCTGTCGGCCCCGCAGGAAGGGGCACCGCCCGCGGGGCCGGACGGGCTGATCTATCCGGGGACCTGCCGGGGGCGGGACATGGCGGATGCGGGCCCGGATGACGTGATCCGGCTGGATGTCGGGCGGGCCTTCGCGGCGCTCGGGGTCGACCGGCTGTCGTTTCGGGACCAGGACGGCGCGGATCATCCGATGGGCGCGCGGGATTTCGCCGCGACCATCGGCGACGTGATCCTGGCGCGGCGAGGGATGGGCACGTCCTATCACCTGGCCGTCGTGGTCGATGACGCGGCCCAAGGCATCACCTTGGTCACGCGGGGGCTGGACCTCTTCGATTCGACCTGGATCCATGTGCTGCTGCAGCGCCTGCTGGACCTGCCCACGCCCGTCTATCTGCATCACCGGCTGATCCGCGACGATGCCGGGCGGCGACTGGCCAAGCGCGACGATGCCCGCGCGATCCGCCATTACCGCGAGGCCGGGGCCAGCCCGGCCGATATCCGCGCGATGCTGCGCTTCAGCCCATCGGCGCCATGA
- the hisI gene encoding phosphoribosyl-AMP cyclohydrolase: protein MFDPLSLKYDAAGLLPAIAQDADSGEVLMMAWMNADAVAQTLRTGRVTYWSRSRQAFWIKGESSGHVQELVEMRVDCDRDCLLVLVRQTGPACHTNRRSCFYTALRDGAEVEIMAPMG from the coding sequence ATGTTCGACCCTCTCAGCCTGAAATACGATGCGGCGGGGCTGCTGCCCGCCATCGCCCAGGATGCGGACTCGGGCGAGGTGCTGATGATGGCGTGGATGAATGCCGATGCGGTGGCGCAGACGCTGCGGACGGGGCGGGTGACCTATTGGTCGCGGTCGCGGCAGGCCTTCTGGATCAAGGGCGAAAGCTCGGGTCATGTCCAGGAACTGGTCGAGATGCGGGTCGATTGCGACCGCGACTGCCTGCTGGTCCTGGTCCGCCAGACCGGGCCCGCCTGCCATACGAACCGGCGCAGCTGCTTCTACACCGCCCTGCGCGACGGGGCCGAGGTCGAGATCATGGCGCCGATGGGCTGA